The genomic DNA TCGGTCGCTGGCGATCGCCGCGCAAGATGCCGCTGGAAAGATCCAGGCCTTGATTGCACCGGTCCGCGTCGACGCGGTTTCTGGATTCACGCGGGCCCTCACCTCGCGTGCGGTGATGTTTGCGGAACCTTTGTGCAGTGCCGAACCTGTGGGGGCGGCGGCGGCCGAACGTTTGTTGTCGCGCCACGATGCGACCGTCGGCACATCGACATTGTTCACCGAAGTGCGCTCGCTGCAGGCGGCGGTGGGGGATTGCCCGACGCTGGCGGCCGCGGGGTACCAGCCCCGTCCGTTTCTGAATTACGTCATCGATCTATCGCTCAGCAAACAGCAACTGTGGCGGAACATCGGCAAACCGATGCGCGGTAGCATCCGCAGTTCGTTAAAACGGGGCGTCAAAATCGAAGTCGGCAATTCGCTCGAACTGCAACGCCGCGCGTACGCGCAGATCCGGCAAAGCCTGCGACGGGCGATGGTTCCCTGTCCCAGCAGCGGTTTGTTTGCCGCGGTGCAACAGGAGTTGGGAACGGTGCTGCAGGTTCGCGTCGCCAGTTACCAAGGACGCGACGTGGCCGGCACGATCAGCCTGGCTTGGGGCGACCGCTACTTCGCCTGGTACGGCGGGACGTCGCGCCCCCGCAGCCTGCACCCCTTTGCTTGCCTTGTCTGGGATGAGATCCAATGGGCGCATGATCATGGTTTCCGTCATTATGATTTTGGAGGCGCGGGAGATCCAAATCGTTCGTATGGACCGCGGGAGTTCAAGTCGCGGTTTCATGGCGAATTGATCGAAATCGGCAGGTGCCGGAAAGTCTATTCGCCGCG from Rosistilla carotiformis includes the following:
- a CDS encoding lipid II:glycine glycyltransferase FemX, which codes for MKTSEHRFQIIRPGDAPGAWDAFVDAHPLGSVFHSAGMCRAFDQARRYRSLAIAAQDAAGKIQALIAPVRVDAVSGFTRALTSRAVMFAEPLCSAEPVGAAAAERLLSRHDATVGTSTLFTEVRSLQAAVGDCPTLAAAGYQPRPFLNYVIDLSLSKQQLWRNIGKPMRGSIRSSLKRGVKIEVGNSLELQRRAYAQIRQSLRRAMVPCPSSGLFAAVQQELGTVLQVRVASYQGRDVAGTISLAWGDRYFAWYGGTSRPRSLHPFACLVWDEIQWAHDHGFRHYDFGGAGDPNRSYGPREFKSRFHGELIEIGRCRKVYSPRLLAIAERGYRSLKTIAGST